From Peptoanaerobacter stomatis, one genomic window encodes:
- the ispG gene encoding flavodoxin-dependent (E)-4-hydroxy-3-methylbut-2-enyl-diphosphate synthase yields MFDRKKTVEVKCGNVKIGGNNPIVIQSMTNTKTSDFISTINQIHSLEKAGCELVRVSVPDEESAKAISKIRENINIPLIADIHFDYRLALMAIENGVDGLRINPGNIGSDERVREVVKKAKQYGIKIRIGVNLGSLEKNIQREYGRTPKAMVESALYNIELLEENDFYNTVVSLKASDIKTTIQAYEEFSKISNYPLHLGVTEAGTARAGAVKSSMGIGYLLLNGIGDTIRVSLTADPVEEIDVAKMILQNIGYNFGVQVISCPTCARTDIDIINLANKVENATRGIKKDIKVAVMGCVVNGPGEAKDADIGIAGGKGEALFFKDGKTLKKVKEDMIISELLKMIDEF; encoded by the coding sequence ATGTTTGATAGAAAAAAAACTGTAGAAGTAAAATGCGGAAATGTAAAAATAGGTGGAAATAATCCTATTGTTATACAGTCTATGACAAATACAAAGACGAGCGATTTTATTTCTACAATAAATCAGATACATTCTTTAGAAAAAGCCGGTTGTGAACTTGTGAGAGTATCTGTGCCTGACGAAGAATCAGCAAAAGCAATATCAAAGATAAGAGAGAATATAAATATACCTCTTATTGCAGACATACACTTTGATTATAGACTTGCTTTAATGGCTATAGAAAATGGTGTTGATGGGCTTAGAATAAACCCGGGGAATATAGGAAGCGATGAAAGAGTAAGAGAAGTAGTAAAAAAAGCGAAACAATACGGCATAAAAATAAGAATCGGTGTGAACTTGGGTTCGTTGGAAAAAAATATTCAAAGAGAATATGGACGTACACCTAAAGCTATGGTTGAATCGGCTTTGTACAATATAGAGTTATTGGAAGAAAACGACTTTTACAATACTGTTGTATCATTAAAAGCATCGGATATAAAAACTACAATACAAGCATATGAAGAGTTTTCTAAAATAAGTAATTATCCGCTTCATTTAGGTGTTACAGAAGCAGGAACAGCAAGAGCAGGTGCAGTCAAATCTTCTATGGGAATAGGATATTTATTGTTAAACGGAATAGGAGATACTATAAGAGTATCACTTACTGCAGATCCTGTAGAAGAAATAGATGTAGCAAAAATGATATTACAAAACATAGGATATAATTTCGGTGTGCAGGTAATTTCTTGTCCGACTTGTGCAAGAACAGATATAGATATAATAAATCTTGCAAATAAGGTTGAAAATGCAACAAGAGGAATAAAAAAAGATATAAAAGTTGCCGTTATGGGATGCGTAGTAAATGGACCGGGAGAAGCAAAAGATGCTGATATAGGTATAGCAGGTGGAAAAGGAGAGGCATTGTTTTTCAAAGACGGAAAAACATTAAAAAAAGTTAAGGAAGATATGATAATATCAGAATTGCTTAAAATGATAGATGAATTTTAA
- the rseP gene encoding RIP metalloprotease RseP encodes MNIILALLVFGIVVAIHELGHFAVAKLNGITVHEFAIGMGPAIFQKEYNGTKYSLRLVPMGGYVSMEGEDDESDDPNAFCKKTPLQRMAVVFAGPFMNFVLTIVVFIGLFSVSGVPVNKVGGVVENSPASDINLKIDDEIVSINEVKITSWGEITKTLGKTSGEVTIGVKRNGELSELKVMPDEKSGRRTIGIYPKYEKHFVNAIPYAFNQTASMTAQMLDFVSKLFTGKVDFNYVSGPVGIVREMGNSTSSGFSTFFSYIAFISLNLGVMNLLPIPALDGFRILTAFCEFVTKKKLNKKMEYVVNFAGMIFLIGLMIIVTYKDVLNIFKKG; translated from the coding sequence ATGAATATAATATTAGCTTTATTGGTTTTTGGAATAGTTGTTGCAATTCATGAGCTTGGACATTTTGCGGTTGCAAAGTTGAACGGTATAACTGTTCATGAATTTGCTATAGGTATGGGACCTGCAATATTTCAAAAAGAGTATAACGGTACAAAATATAGTCTTAGGCTTGTGCCTATGGGAGGATATGTTAGCATGGAAGGTGAAGATGATGAAAGTGATGATCCGAATGCTTTTTGCAAAAAAACTCCTTTACAAAGAATGGCTGTAGTATTTGCAGGGCCATTTATGAATTTTGTATTGACAATAGTTGTTTTTATAGGTTTGTTTTCAGTAAGCGGTGTACCTGTAAATAAAGTAGGAGGAGTAGTAGAAAATTCTCCTGCAAGTGATATAAATTTAAAAATTGATGATGAAATAGTATCTATAAATGAAGTGAAAATAACATCTTGGGGAGAAATAACAAAAACTCTTGGAAAAACGAGCGGAGAAGTTACGATTGGAGTTAAAAGAAATGGTGAATTATCTGAATTAAAAGTTATGCCTGATGAAAAAAGTGGTAGAAGAACTATAGGTATATATCCTAAATATGAAAAACACTTTGTAAATGCAATTCCATATGCTTTTAATCAGACAGCATCTATGACTGCTCAAATGTTGGATTTTGTTTCAAAATTATTTACAGGCAAAGTTGATTTTAACTATGTGAGCGGACCTGTGGGAATAGTAAGAGAAATGGGAAATTCTACAAGTTCAGGTTTTTCTACGTTTTTCAGTTATATAGCTTTTATTTCGTTGAACTTGGGTGTAATGAATTTACTTCCTATACCTGCTCTTGACGGTTTTAGAATATTGACAGCATTTTGTGAATTTGTTACAAAGAAGAAACTTAATAAAAAAATGGAGTATGTGGTAAATTTTGCAGGAATGATATTTTTAATAGGTCTTATGATAATTGTAACGTACAAAGACGTTTTAAATATATTTAAAAAAGGTTAG
- a CDS encoding 1-deoxy-D-xylulose-5-phosphate reductoisomerase: MKNISILGSTGSIGTQALDVIRHHKEKFNVVALSANNNIDLLLEQIKEFKPALVCVYNEKSYELLGKKLIEENIKDVELCTKMDGLVKVATCKGTDLLLTCVVGMIGLIPTVKAIENKIDIALANKETLVVAGDIVISKAREYGVKILPVDSEHSAIFQCLVGEKNSEIKNIMLTASGGAFRGMEKSQIMNKKAREALKHPNWSMGAKITIDSATLMNKGLEIIEAYHLFNTPLEKIKVYVHKQSLIHSMVEFVDNSIKAQIAVPDMRGAISYAFFYPNRTPSVMNELDLFGKNMTFDMVDEDTFPCIKLAKESLKQGGTSTCVLNSANEELVYAYLADKIKFYDINEIIEKALEQHKFINNPTLEEILVTDLKTRLFVKEYLKEKFV, translated from the coding sequence ATGAAAAATATATCTATATTAGGTTCTACAGGTTCTATAGGTACTCAAGCATTGGATGTTATAAGACATCATAAAGAAAAATTTAATGTGGTTGCATTAAGTGCAAATAACAATATAGATTTGTTGTTGGAGCAGATAAAAGAGTTTAAACCTGCTCTTGTTTGTGTATATAATGAAAAATCATATGAATTGCTTGGGAAAAAGCTTATTGAAGAGAATATAAAAGATGTTGAGCTGTGTACAAAAATGGATGGGCTTGTAAAAGTTGCTACTTGCAAAGGAACAGATTTGCTTTTGACTTGTGTTGTAGGAATGATAGGGCTGATACCCACTGTAAAAGCTATAGAAAATAAAATAGATATTGCACTTGCAAATAAGGAGACTTTAGTAGTTGCAGGTGATATTGTTATTAGCAAGGCAAGAGAATATGGTGTAAAAATATTGCCGGTTGATTCTGAGCATAGTGCTATATTTCAATGCCTGGTAGGAGAAAAAAACAGCGAGATAAAAAATATAATGCTCACAGCGTCAGGAGGAGCATTCAGAGGTATGGAAAAATCTCAAATAATGAATAAAAAGGCAAGAGAGGCATTGAAACATCCTAATTGGTCTATGGGTGCAAAAATTACCATAGATTCCGCAACTCTTATGAATAAGGGACTTGAGATAATAGAGGCATATCATCTTTTCAATACACCGCTTGAAAAAATAAAAGTGTATGTACACAAACAAAGTTTAATACATTCTATGGTAGAATTTGTGGATAACTCTATAAAAGCACAAATTGCCGTACCTGATATGAGAGGGGCAATATCTTACGCATTTTTTTATCCGAATAGGACACCAAGTGTTATGAATGAGCTTGATTTGTTTGGAAAAAATATGACCTTTGATATGGTAGACGAAGATACTTTTCCTTGCATAAAATTGGCTAAAGAGTCTTTGAAACAGGGAGGCACATCTACTTGTGTATTGAATTCTGCAAATGAAGAGCTTGTTTACGCATATCTTGCAGACAAGATTAAGTTTTATGATATTAATGAAATAATTGAAAAAGCTCTTGAACAACATAAGTTTATAAATAATCCTACATTGGAAGAAATATTGGTTACTGATTTAAAAACAAGGTTGTTTGTAAAAGAGTATTTAAAAGAAAAATTTGTATAA
- a CDS encoding WecB/TagA/CpsF family glycosyltransferase produces MEKINILGVEVDRVDMKQATENCINAIENHKKLFIVTPNSEIIVNAGENKTLFNIIKSADMVVPDGIGLVIASKMMKKPLKERVTGIDLMESLLKYCNEKGKSIFLLGAKQGIAQKAGEKIKEKYPNIRLAGTYHGYYKGIHSGAKGSEEEKEVIDMINKSKPDILFVAFGSPKQEYFIDAYKDIIDAKVFIGVGGSLDVYSGTIERAPKFYQEHGLEWLYRLSKEPQRITRMGALPVFLTRVLLKKDKNKFSK; encoded by the coding sequence ATGGAAAAAATAAATATACTTGGTGTAGAAGTTGACAGAGTAGATATGAAACAAGCTACTGAAAATTGTATAAATGCTATAGAAAATCATAAAAAATTATTTATAGTAACGCCAAATTCAGAGATAATAGTAAATGCTGGAGAAAATAAAACTTTATTTAATATAATAAAATCGGCAGATATGGTTGTACCTGATGGAATAGGACTCGTGATAGCATCAAAGATGATGAAAAAACCTCTAAAAGAGAGAGTAACAGGTATAGATCTTATGGAAAGTCTGCTTAAATATTGTAACGAAAAAGGCAAATCAATATTTTTATTAGGAGCGAAACAAGGTATTGCACAAAAAGCCGGAGAAAAAATAAAAGAAAAATATCCAAATATAAGATTGGCAGGAACATATCACGGTTATTATAAAGGGATTCATAGTGGTGCAAAAGGTAGCGAAGAAGAAAAAGAAGTAATAGATATGATAAACAAGAGTAAGCCGGATATATTATTCGTTGCGTTTGGCTCTCCAAAACAAGAATATTTTATAGACGCATATAAAGATATTATAGATGCAAAAGTTTTTATCGGAGTAGGGGGCTCACTTGACGTATATTCTGGAACTATAGAAAGAGCGCCGAAATTTTATCAGGAACACGGTTTGGAATGGTTGTACAGATTATCAAAAGAACCCCAAAGAATAACAAGGATGGGTGCATTACCGGTATTTTTAACAAGAGTTTTGCTTAAAAAAGATAAGAACAAATTCAGTAAATAG
- a CDS encoding ribonuclease H-like domain-containing protein, whose protein sequence is MIKKEFFESFDIPKNTAFIDMETSGLSPINDDILIISIAKFFDDKKVKILQIISKNDEKEVLIEFLTSIIGIYEIYSFNGYEFEEKFINQKLQKYDIYYDLGNINFISIKNILKNYSNFINLKYFSRQAVENHFNIERDRYYDMKLLIKDMKKNSFNASENLINHNIDEIHTLLQLYKKIYEFQYSNKAAINDTYFYIYNFEISEQITKLYFKSDKKYKFSNFFMQNGQKLIIFQNNIQLDIFTKTLYGQNDSIILYETENEYIPIFIKNDIIYKNIYYILSIYSKYIR, encoded by the coding sequence ATGATAAAGAAAGAATTTTTTGAAAGCTTTGATATCCCAAAAAACACTGCTTTTATCGATATGGAAACAAGCGGATTATCTCCAATAAATGATGATATTCTTATCATATCCATAGCAAAATTTTTTGATGATAAAAAAGTCAAAATACTGCAAATAATATCTAAAAATGATGAAAAAGAAGTATTAATCGAGTTTTTGACAAGTATAATAGGAATATATGAAATATATAGCTTTAACGGATATGAGTTTGAGGAAAAATTTATAAATCAAAAATTGCAAAAATATGATATATATTACGATTTAGGTAATATAAATTTCATATCTATAAAAAATATACTTAAAAATTACTCAAATTTTATAAATCTGAAATATTTTTCAAGACAAGCTGTTGAAAATCATTTTAATATTGAGCGTGACAGATATTATGATATGAAATTGCTTATAAAAGATATGAAAAAAAACTCTTTCAATGCGAGTGAAAATCTTATAAATCATAATATTGATGAGATACATACTCTATTACAGCTTTACAAAAAAATATACGAATTTCAATATTCAAACAAAGCTGCTATAAATGATACATACTTTTATATATATAATTTTGAAATATCAGAGCAAATTACCAAATTATACTTCAAGTCAGATAAAAAATATAAATTTTCCAATTTTTTCATGCAAAATGGTCAAAAATTAATAATATTTCAAAATAACATACAACTGGACATATTTACAAAAACTTTATATGGACAAAATGACAGTATCATATTATATGAAACTGAAAACGAATATATACCTATCTTTATAAAAAATGATATAATATATAAAAATATATACTATATTTTAAGTATTTACAGCAAATATATCAGATAA
- a CDS encoding aldo/keto reductase has product MQNFKLSNSGSIPCIGLGTYKMTDENELYTALNTAFEHGYTMIDTAYFYKNEGTIGKIIKNKKRSDIILATKVWPSDFGYDNTMYSIERSLKSLQTDYIDIMYIHWPGDDMEQSWKAFEKMYDEKVIKNLAVANFLPKHYEKLTISANIKPVINQIELHPYNQSTELTDYFKSKDIQIISWSPLAKATDKLLNEPILCEIAKKYDKSISQIVLRWHIQQGFVVIPKTKTPHRVKENIDIFDFELDDNDMKNIKSLDEKKTISHSSNEEDWLKQLRYGN; this is encoded by the coding sequence TTGCAAAACTTTAAATTATCGAACTCCGGCAGTATTCCATGCATTGGACTTGGAACTTATAAGATGACGGATGAAAATGAGCTTTATACAGCATTAAATACTGCATTTGAGCATGGCTATACCATGATAGATACAGCTTATTTTTATAAAAATGAAGGCACAATCGGAAAAATAATTAAAAATAAAAAAAGAAGTGATATAATTCTTGCTACAAAGGTATGGCCGAGTGACTTCGGTTATGATAATACTATGTATTCTATAGAGCGTTCGTTAAAATCTTTACAGACTGATTATATTGATATAATGTATATACATTGGCCCGGAGATGATATGGAGCAATCGTGGAAGGCATTTGAAAAAATGTATGATGAAAAAGTTATAAAAAATCTCGCTGTCGCAAATTTTTTGCCTAAACATTATGAAAAACTGACAATATCTGCCAATATAAAGCCTGTAATAAATCAAATAGAATTACATCCATATAATCAATCCACAGAACTTACAGACTACTTTAAATCAAAAGATATACAGATTATATCGTGGTCTCCGCTTGCAAAAGCTACAGACAAACTTTTAAATGAACCTATCTTGTGTGAAATTGCAAAAAAATATGATAAGTCAATATCACAAATAGTTCTTAGATGGCATATACAACAAGGTTTTGTGGTTATTCCAAAAACAAAAACTCCACATAGAGTAAAAGAAAATATAGATATATTTGATTTTGAATTAGATGATAATGATATGAAAAATATAAAATCACTTGATGAAAAAAAGACAATAAGCCACAGCTCAAATGAAGAAGATTGGCTAAAACAGTTAAGATATGGCAATTAA
- the selD gene encoding selenide, water dikinase SelD has product MSDIVKLTHMSKSAGUAAKLSPMDLANALKNLKQVNNQNLLVGFDTSDDAAVYKINEDTAMIQTLDFFTPVVDNPYIFGQIAAANALSDVYAMGGEPVLALNIVCFPTCLDMSILGEILRGGQDKVIESGAVLVGGHSIKDDEPKYGLSVCGLINPKNICKNNSAKINQNIILTKPIGTGIINTAVKAEMAKKEEIEESIKVMSKLNSYPKEILQKYDIHTMTDVTGFSLLGHLKEMSEGNEISIKIDVSSIPVIRGAEYYASMGIIPGGAYQNKSFVEPHIKCIDENLKTTPLYDVLFDPQTSGGLLICVDEKYTSSLVSDLKDYGCLSYSVIGKTIEKTDKNIILK; this is encoded by the coding sequence ATGAGCGATATTGTAAAACTTACACATATGTCAAAATCTGCCGGCTGAGCGGCTAAACTATCGCCAATGGATTTGGCGAACGCACTTAAAAATTTAAAACAAGTAAATAATCAAAATCTTTTAGTAGGTTTTGACACATCTGATGATGCCGCTGTTTATAAAATAAATGAAGATACCGCTATGATACAAACGCTTGATTTTTTCACACCTGTTGTAGATAATCCTTATATATTCGGACAAATTGCAGCTGCAAACGCACTTTCCGATGTATATGCAATGGGAGGAGAACCTGTACTTGCTCTTAATATAGTATGTTTTCCAACTTGTCTTGATATGAGCATATTAGGTGAAATACTTCGTGGAGGTCAGGATAAAGTTATCGAATCAGGTGCCGTATTAGTTGGTGGACACTCCATAAAAGATGATGAACCTAAATATGGTCTAAGTGTATGTGGTTTAATCAACCCTAAAAATATTTGTAAAAATAATTCTGCAAAAATAAATCAAAATATAATTCTTACAAAACCTATAGGAACAGGGATAATAAATACAGCGGTAAAAGCTGAAATGGCAAAAAAAGAAGAAATTGAAGAATCTATCAAGGTTATGTCCAAACTCAATTCTTATCCTAAAGAGATACTGCAAAAATATGACATACACACCATGACTGATGTTACAGGTTTTTCTTTATTGGGACATTTAAAAGAGATGAGCGAAGGAAACGAAATTTCAATAAAGATAGATGTCTCTTCAATACCTGTGATTAGAGGTGCAGAGTATTATGCTTCAATGGGTATAATTCCAGGCGGTGCATATCAAAATAAATCATTCGTAGAACCTCATATAAAGTGTATAGATGAAAATCTTAAAACAACTCCTTTGTATGATGTGCTCTTCGACCCTCAGACATCAGGCGGTTTATTGATTTGTGTAGATGAAAAATATACATCATCTCTTGTATCGGACCTAAAAGATTATGGTTGTCTATCTTATTCGGTTATAGGTAAAACCATAGAAAAAACAGATAAAAATATAATTTTGAAATAA